One genomic segment of Carassius auratus strain Wakin chromosome 29, ASM336829v1, whole genome shotgun sequence includes these proteins:
- the dennd6b gene encoding protein DENND6B isoform X3, translating to MDPFDSSDSLEGPSKTAAKNADAPVPWSRFSAWLECVCVVTFDLELGQAIELVYPHDVKLTEKEKTSICYLSFPDSYSGCLGDTQFSFRLRQSVGRSSSWFGHEDAYNRDAPVTLQKEQAHFHGYVYFRQVKDASVKRGYFQKSLVVVSRLPFGNLFHSLLQVIAPEYFEKQEPCLETVCNEIDQWPAPVPGQTLNLPVMGVVMQVQIPPKVETLGGSPVKQPQTENLLPAPTVLPSVHELDLFKCFQSVLIHMQMLWELMLLGEPVVVMAPSPTVSSETVLALVSAIAPLRYFGDYRPYFTIHDSEFKEYTTRTQAPPNVILGVTNPFFIKTFQCWPHIIRLGDLKMSGDLPKQVKVKKLAKLKTLDTKTGIYTAYKTFLHKDKAFIKRLLKGIQKKRPSEVLSAFLRRHLMEQTESFILPLERYLESLMPPQRSVSPWKTPPQIRSFSQDEFMKTLEQAGPQLTLKGDWTGLYRRFFRSPNFDGWYRLRHREMSQKVECLHLEAICAAKKRNPSCSEQHEGSADVEQRQIGGRDC from the exons ATGGACCCATTTGACAGCTCCGATTCGCTGGAAGGGCCATCAAAGACAGCGGCGAAAAACGCAGATGCACCGGTGCCGTGGTCGCGCTTCTCAGCCTGGCTCGAATGCGTGTGCGTCGTTACCTTCGACCTCGAGCTCGGACAAGCCATAGAG CTCGTTTACCCCCATGATGTCAAACTCACAGAGAAAGAG AAAACAAGCATCTGCTACTTATCGTTTCCTGACTCATACTCAG GATGCCTCGGGGACACGCAGTTCAGCTTCAGACTGCGGCAGTCGGTGGGCCGCAGTAGCTCTTGGTTTGGACACGAGGATGCGTACAACAGGGATGCACCTGTGACCCTGCAG aaggagcaAGCACATTTCCATGGGTATGTGTATTTCAGACAAGTGAAAGATGCGTCTGTGAAAAGGGGTTACTTTCAGAAG TCTCTGGTGGTGGTGTCCAGACTGCCGTTTGGGAACCTTTTCCATTCGCTGCTGCAGGTCATTGCTCCTGAGTACTTTGAAAAGCAAGAACCTTGTCTGGAGACAG TCTGTAATGAGATTGACCAGTGGCCAGCGCCAGTACCAGGACAGACACTCAACTTACCAGTTATGGGTGTTGTGATGCAG GTTCAAATTCCTCCAAAAGTCGAAACACTAGGAGGAAGCCCGGTAAAACAACCACAAACAGAG AATCTGCTCCCTGCCCCCACGGTTCTTCCATCAGTTCACGAGTTGGATCTTTTTAA ATGTTTCCAGTCAGTCCTGATTCACATGCAGATGCTCTGGGAGCTCATGTTGTTAGGAGAGCCAGTGGTTGTTATGGCACCCTCTCCGACCGTCTCCTCGGAGACTGTGCTGGCCCTAGTCAG CGCTATCGCCCCACTGCGCTACTTTGGTGATTACAGACCTTACTTCACCATTCATGACAGTGAATTCAAGGAGTACACAACCAGGACTCAGGCTCC GCCTAATGTGATTCTTGGTGTCACGAATCCATTCTTTATAAAGACCTTTCAGTGCTGGCCACACATTATTCGCCTCGGAGACCTGAAGATGTCTG GTGATTTACCAAAGCAGGTGAAGGTCAAGAAACTGGCAAAGTTAAAAACACTGGACACAAAAACAG GTATATACACAGCATACAAGACCTTCCTACACAAAGACAAAGCCTTCATTAAGCGACTCTTAAAG GGTATCCAGAAGAAAAGGCCATCTGAAGTGCTGAGTGCCTTTTTGAGGCGGCATCTGATGGAGCAAACCGAGAGTTTCATTCTTCCGCTG GAGCGGTATTTGGAAAGCCTAATGCCGCCACAGAGATCGGTGTCTCCATGGAAG ACCCCACCTCAGATCCGGTCCTTCAGTCAGGATGAGTTCATGAAGACCCTGGAGCAAGCAGGGCCGCAGCTAACACTGAAAGGAGATTGGACAGGCCTGTACAG GCGTTTCTTCCGTTCACCAAACTTTGATGGCTGGTATCGGCTCAGGCACAGAGAGATGAGTCAGAAAGTGGAATGTCTCCATTTGGAGGCCATCTGTGCAGCT aagaaaagaaACCCTTCATGTTcagaacagcatgagg gATCTGCTGACGTGGAACAACGACAAATCGGAGGTAGAGATTGTTGA
- the dennd6b gene encoding protein DENND6B isoform X1, translating into MDPFDSSDSLEGPSKTAAKNADAPVPWSRFSAWLECVCVVTFDLELGQAIELVYPHDVKLTEKEKTSICYLSFPDSYSGCLGDTQFSFRLRQSVGRSSSWFGHEDAYNRDAPVTLQKEQAHFHGYVYFRQVKDASVKRGYFQKSLVVVSRLPFGNLFHSLLQVIAPEYFEKQEPCLETVCNEIDQWPAPVPGQTLNLPVMGVVMQVQIPPKVETLGGSPVKQPQTENLLPAPTVLPSVHELDLFKCFQSVLIHMQMLWELMLLGEPVVVMAPSPTVSSETVLALVSAIAPLRYFGDYRPYFTIHDSEFKEYTTRTQAPPNVILGVTNPFFIKTFQCWPHIIRLGDLKMSGDLPKQVKVKKLAKLKTLDTKTGIYTAYKTFLHKDKAFIKRLLKGIQKKRPSEVLSAFLRRHLMEQTESFILPLERYLESLMPPQRSVSPWKTPPQIRSFSQDEFMKTLEQAGPQLTLKGDWTGLYRRFFRSPNFDGWYRLRHREMSQKVECLHLEAICAASVLSCMEKRDRNPSFVLHRRKETLHVQNSMRDLLTWNNDKSEVEIVDLILKLREKLMRARKHQLPVKEELLERLEQSIQTIISSLPEDLQTLLQRQ; encoded by the exons ATGGACCCATTTGACAGCTCCGATTCGCTGGAAGGGCCATCAAAGACAGCGGCGAAAAACGCAGATGCACCGGTGCCGTGGTCGCGCTTCTCAGCCTGGCTCGAATGCGTGTGCGTCGTTACCTTCGACCTCGAGCTCGGACAAGCCATAGAG CTCGTTTACCCCCATGATGTCAAACTCACAGAGAAAGAG AAAACAAGCATCTGCTACTTATCGTTTCCTGACTCATACTCAG GATGCCTCGGGGACACGCAGTTCAGCTTCAGACTGCGGCAGTCGGTGGGCCGCAGTAGCTCTTGGTTTGGACACGAGGATGCGTACAACAGGGATGCACCTGTGACCCTGCAG aaggagcaAGCACATTTCCATGGGTATGTGTATTTCAGACAAGTGAAAGATGCGTCTGTGAAAAGGGGTTACTTTCAGAAG TCTCTGGTGGTGGTGTCCAGACTGCCGTTTGGGAACCTTTTCCATTCGCTGCTGCAGGTCATTGCTCCTGAGTACTTTGAAAAGCAAGAACCTTGTCTGGAGACAG TCTGTAATGAGATTGACCAGTGGCCAGCGCCAGTACCAGGACAGACACTCAACTTACCAGTTATGGGTGTTGTGATGCAG GTTCAAATTCCTCCAAAAGTCGAAACACTAGGAGGAAGCCCGGTAAAACAACCACAAACAGAG AATCTGCTCCCTGCCCCCACGGTTCTTCCATCAGTTCACGAGTTGGATCTTTTTAA ATGTTTCCAGTCAGTCCTGATTCACATGCAGATGCTCTGGGAGCTCATGTTGTTAGGAGAGCCAGTGGTTGTTATGGCACCCTCTCCGACCGTCTCCTCGGAGACTGTGCTGGCCCTAGTCAG CGCTATCGCCCCACTGCGCTACTTTGGTGATTACAGACCTTACTTCACCATTCATGACAGTGAATTCAAGGAGTACACAACCAGGACTCAGGCTCC GCCTAATGTGATTCTTGGTGTCACGAATCCATTCTTTATAAAGACCTTTCAGTGCTGGCCACACATTATTCGCCTCGGAGACCTGAAGATGTCTG GTGATTTACCAAAGCAGGTGAAGGTCAAGAAACTGGCAAAGTTAAAAACACTGGACACAAAAACAG GTATATACACAGCATACAAGACCTTCCTACACAAAGACAAAGCCTTCATTAAGCGACTCTTAAAG GGTATCCAGAAGAAAAGGCCATCTGAAGTGCTGAGTGCCTTTTTGAGGCGGCATCTGATGGAGCAAACCGAGAGTTTCATTCTTCCGCTG GAGCGGTATTTGGAAAGCCTAATGCCGCCACAGAGATCGGTGTCTCCATGGAAG ACCCCACCTCAGATCCGGTCCTTCAGTCAGGATGAGTTCATGAAGACCCTGGAGCAAGCAGGGCCGCAGCTAACACTGAAAGGAGATTGGACAGGCCTGTACAG GCGTTTCTTCCGTTCACCAAACTTTGATGGCTGGTATCGGCTCAGGCACAGAGAGATGAGTCAGAAAGTGGAATGTCTCCATTTGGAGGCCATCTGTGCAGCT TCCGTTTTAAGTTGCATGGAAAAGCGCGACCGAAAtccttcttttgtgctccacagaagaaaagaaACCCTTCATGTTcagaacagcatgagg gATCTGCTGACGTGGAACAACGACAAATCGGAGGTAGAGATTGTTGACCTCATCCTGAAGCTTCGAGAGAAACTG ATGAGAGCTCGAAAACACCAGCTTCCGGTGAAAGAAGAACTTCTGGAGAGATTAGAGCAGTCCATCCAGACTATCATCAGCTCCTTGCCAGAGGATCTACAGACATTATTACAAAGACAATGA
- the dennd6b gene encoding protein DENND6B isoform X2 → MDPFDSSDSLEGPSKTAAKNADAPVPWSRFSAWLECVCVVTFDLELGQAIELVYPHDVKLTEKEKTSICYLSFPDSYSGCLGDTQFSFRLRQSVGRSSSWFGHEDAYNRDAPVTLQKEQAHFHGYVYFRQVKDASVKRGYFQKSLVVVSRLPFGNLFHSLLQVIAPEYFEKQEPCLETVCNEIDQWPAPVPGQTLNLPVMGVVMQVQIPPKVETLGGSPVKQPQTENLLPAPTVLPSVHELDLFKCFQSVLIHMQMLWELMLLGEPVVVMAPSPTVSSETVLALVSAIAPLRYFGDYRPYFTIHDSEFKEYTTRTQAPPNVILGVTNPFFIKTFQCWPHIIRLGDLKMSGDLPKQVKVKKLAKLKTLDTKTGIYTAYKTFLHKDKAFIKRLLKGIQKKRPSEVLSAFLRRHLMEQTESFILPLERYLESLMPPQRSVSPWKTPPQIRSFSQDEFMKTLEQAGPQLTLKGDWTGLYRRFFRSPNFDGWYRLRHREMSQKVECLHLEAICAADLLTWNNDKSEVEIVDLILKLREKLMRARKHQLPVKEELLERLEQSIQTIISSLPEDLQTLLQRQ, encoded by the exons ATGGACCCATTTGACAGCTCCGATTCGCTGGAAGGGCCATCAAAGACAGCGGCGAAAAACGCAGATGCACCGGTGCCGTGGTCGCGCTTCTCAGCCTGGCTCGAATGCGTGTGCGTCGTTACCTTCGACCTCGAGCTCGGACAAGCCATAGAG CTCGTTTACCCCCATGATGTCAAACTCACAGAGAAAGAG AAAACAAGCATCTGCTACTTATCGTTTCCTGACTCATACTCAG GATGCCTCGGGGACACGCAGTTCAGCTTCAGACTGCGGCAGTCGGTGGGCCGCAGTAGCTCTTGGTTTGGACACGAGGATGCGTACAACAGGGATGCACCTGTGACCCTGCAG aaggagcaAGCACATTTCCATGGGTATGTGTATTTCAGACAAGTGAAAGATGCGTCTGTGAAAAGGGGTTACTTTCAGAAG TCTCTGGTGGTGGTGTCCAGACTGCCGTTTGGGAACCTTTTCCATTCGCTGCTGCAGGTCATTGCTCCTGAGTACTTTGAAAAGCAAGAACCTTGTCTGGAGACAG TCTGTAATGAGATTGACCAGTGGCCAGCGCCAGTACCAGGACAGACACTCAACTTACCAGTTATGGGTGTTGTGATGCAG GTTCAAATTCCTCCAAAAGTCGAAACACTAGGAGGAAGCCCGGTAAAACAACCACAAACAGAG AATCTGCTCCCTGCCCCCACGGTTCTTCCATCAGTTCACGAGTTGGATCTTTTTAA ATGTTTCCAGTCAGTCCTGATTCACATGCAGATGCTCTGGGAGCTCATGTTGTTAGGAGAGCCAGTGGTTGTTATGGCACCCTCTCCGACCGTCTCCTCGGAGACTGTGCTGGCCCTAGTCAG CGCTATCGCCCCACTGCGCTACTTTGGTGATTACAGACCTTACTTCACCATTCATGACAGTGAATTCAAGGAGTACACAACCAGGACTCAGGCTCC GCCTAATGTGATTCTTGGTGTCACGAATCCATTCTTTATAAAGACCTTTCAGTGCTGGCCACACATTATTCGCCTCGGAGACCTGAAGATGTCTG GTGATTTACCAAAGCAGGTGAAGGTCAAGAAACTGGCAAAGTTAAAAACACTGGACACAAAAACAG GTATATACACAGCATACAAGACCTTCCTACACAAAGACAAAGCCTTCATTAAGCGACTCTTAAAG GGTATCCAGAAGAAAAGGCCATCTGAAGTGCTGAGTGCCTTTTTGAGGCGGCATCTGATGGAGCAAACCGAGAGTTTCATTCTTCCGCTG GAGCGGTATTTGGAAAGCCTAATGCCGCCACAGAGATCGGTGTCTCCATGGAAG ACCCCACCTCAGATCCGGTCCTTCAGTCAGGATGAGTTCATGAAGACCCTGGAGCAAGCAGGGCCGCAGCTAACACTGAAAGGAGATTGGACAGGCCTGTACAG GCGTTTCTTCCGTTCACCAAACTTTGATGGCTGGTATCGGCTCAGGCACAGAGAGATGAGTCAGAAAGTGGAATGTCTCCATTTGGAGGCCATCTGTGCAGCT gATCTGCTGACGTGGAACAACGACAAATCGGAGGTAGAGATTGTTGACCTCATCCTGAAGCTTCGAGAGAAACTG ATGAGAGCTCGAAAACACCAGCTTCCGGTGAAAGAAGAACTTCTGGAGAGATTAGAGCAGTCCATCCAGACTATCATCAGCTCCTTGCCAGAGGATCTACAGACATTATTACAAAGACAATGA